From a region of the Thermus caldilimi genome:
- a CDS encoding GGDEF domain-containing protein has translation MVRPAGVYTGGNLHPTLELLDPLHPLRRRIALWLLPLGALLALVALWASSRVGLDPVDRVLLPFLALAFSGMALALWRAPQTASWVLPGAHGLVALYLLLTLAFQLLFAPNPLGLSPAAHWVPFVYFSGFLFFQTQRAVRLALLYLFTLFLLSLLGALRGHFRAEHLNALAQFFGANLAYVSLLYVLVRVREGYLEARLDAYTDPLTGLRNRRYLDLILERELFRARRYRRPLSLLVLDLDNFKRINDTHGHPVGDRVLRALARCLEEHIRQSDRAVRLGGEEFAILLAETPLAQAVRMASRLRQAVAALRVFPAEGISVSIGVAEARPEDSPLSLLKRADDALYQAKRRGKNRVEVG, from the coding sequence ATGGTCCGGCCAGCCGGCGTTTATACTGGAGGCAATTTGCACCCCACCCTCGAGCTTCTGGATCCCCTGCATCCCTTAAGGCGCAGGATAGCCCTATGGCTCCTGCCCCTCGGGGCCCTGCTGGCCCTGGTGGCCCTCTGGGCCTCGAGCCGGGTGGGGCTGGACCCTGTGGACCGGGTCCTCCTGCCCTTCCTGGCCCTGGCCTTCTCAGGCATGGCCCTGGCCCTCTGGCGCGCCCCCCAGACGGCCTCCTGGGTCCTCCCGGGGGCCCACGGCCTGGTGGCCCTGTACCTCCTCCTCACCCTGGCCTTCCAGCTCCTCTTCGCCCCCAACCCCCTGGGCCTATCCCCCGCCGCCCACTGGGTTCCCTTCGTGTACTTCAGCGGTTTTCTCTTCTTCCAAACCCAAAGGGCGGTGCGCCTGGCCCTGCTTTACCTGTTCACCCTCTTTCTCCTCTCCCTCCTGGGGGCCTTGCGCGGCCACTTCCGTGCGGAGCACCTCAACGCCCTGGCCCAGTTCTTCGGGGCCAACCTGGCCTATGTGAGCCTTCTCTACGTGCTGGTCCGGGTCAGGGAGGGCTACCTCGAGGCCCGGCTAGACGCCTACACCGACCCCCTCACCGGGCTTAGAAATCGGCGTTACCTGGATTTAATCTTGGAAAGGGAGCTCTTCCGCGCCCGGCGCTACCGACGGCCCCTCTCCCTTTTGGTGCTGGACCTGGACAACTTCAAGCGGATCAACGACACCCACGGCCACCCGGTGGGGGACCGGGTGCTTAGGGCCCTGGCCCGCTGCCTGGAGGAGCACATCCGGCAAAGCGACCGGGCGGTGCGCCTTGGGGGGGAGGAGTTCGCCATCCTCCTTGCGGAAACCCCCTTGGCCCAGGCGGTGCGGATGGCAAGCCGGCTCCGGCAAGCGGTGGCCGCCTTGCGGGTCTTCCCGGCGGAGGGGATTTCCGTCAGCATCGGCGTGGCCGAGGCCCGCCCCGAAGATTCCCCTCTTTCCCTCCTCAAGCGGGCCGACGACGCCCTTTACCAGGCCAAGCGCCGGGGGAAAAACCGGGTGGAGGTGGGTTAA
- the speA gene encoding biosynthetic arginine decarboxylase: MKTARRFSPKEAEEIYLVPYWGAGFFRVGRDGELEVTPLGPEGPAASLLEIVEALRDEGRPLPLVLRFPQILEARVQELNEAFRRAMEKYGYHGGYRGVYPVKVNQRRLVLETVAKAGRPYHYGLEAGSKAELALILAQDLSPESLITTNGFKDDDFIRLALMGRKLSRNVVITLEKFAELPRVIRISKELGVRPKLGIRYKLKAKGAGQWEASGGENAKFGLTTPEIIRAVEILKEEDLLDTLVMVHAHIGSQVTDIRKIKAAVREAAQTYVQLRKLGAPLQYLNLGGGLAVDYDGSKTNFYASANYTLPEYAEDLVYVTKEVVEAQGEPHPTLVTESGRAVTAYHEVLVLEVIDVITPPGETRPSPPPAEAHPLVKELWESLENLSSKNFREVYHDAFADKETLQTLYDLGLVSLRDRALAEEIFYHIARRVYAIVRELPYAPDEFEDLEKLLADKLVCNFSIFQSLPDAWAIHQLFPIVPLSRLNEPPTRQATLVDISCDSDGKIDRFIDLHDVRQSLPVHPIRPGEYYYLGVFLVGAYQDVLGSNHNLFGQVGEAHVVVDEDGFAIERFVPGETAEKVIEKMGFTARELFLGVERLVRQSRLSPVEKGAFLERYMRELQGYTYLED; the protein is encoded by the coding sequence GACGAGGGGCGGCCCCTGCCCCTGGTGCTCCGCTTCCCCCAGATCCTCGAGGCCCGGGTGCAGGAGTTGAACGAAGCCTTTCGCAGGGCCATGGAAAAGTACGGCTACCACGGGGGCTACCGCGGGGTCTACCCCGTGAAGGTGAACCAGCGCCGGCTGGTGCTGGAAACCGTGGCCAAGGCGGGGAGACCCTACCACTATGGCCTCGAGGCGGGAAGCAAGGCGGAACTCGCCCTGATCCTGGCCCAGGACCTCTCCCCGGAATCCCTCATCACCACCAACGGCTTCAAGGACGACGATTTCATCCGCCTGGCCCTAATGGGAAGGAAGCTTTCCCGGAACGTGGTCATCACCCTGGAGAAGTTCGCCGAGCTCCCCCGGGTGATCCGCATCTCCAAGGAGCTGGGCGTGCGGCCCAAGCTGGGCATCCGCTACAAGCTGAAGGCCAAAGGGGCCGGGCAGTGGGAAGCCTCCGGCGGGGAAAACGCCAAGTTCGGCCTCACCACCCCGGAGATCATCCGGGCGGTGGAGATTCTGAAGGAAGAGGACCTCCTGGACACCCTGGTCATGGTCCACGCCCACATCGGCAGCCAGGTGACGGACATCCGTAAGATCAAGGCGGCGGTGCGGGAGGCCGCCCAGACCTATGTGCAGCTCAGGAAGCTGGGGGCTCCCCTCCAGTACCTGAACCTGGGCGGGGGGCTGGCCGTGGACTACGACGGCTCCAAGACCAACTTCTACGCCTCCGCCAACTACACCCTTCCCGAGTACGCCGAGGACCTGGTCTACGTGACCAAGGAGGTGGTGGAGGCCCAGGGGGAGCCCCACCCCACCCTGGTCACGGAGTCGGGCCGGGCGGTGACCGCTTACCATGAGGTCCTGGTCCTCGAGGTCATCGACGTGATCACCCCCCCAGGGGAGACCCGGCCTTCCCCTCCGCCTGCGGAGGCCCATCCCCTGGTCAAGGAGCTTTGGGAGAGCCTGGAAAACCTCTCCTCTAAGAACTTCCGCGAGGTCTACCACGACGCCTTCGCCGACAAGGAAACCCTGCAGACCCTTTACGACCTAGGGCTCGTGTCTCTGCGGGACCGCGCCCTGGCGGAGGAGATCTTTTACCACATCGCCCGGCGGGTCTATGCCATCGTGCGGGAGCTACCCTACGCTCCCGATGAGTTTGAGGATCTGGAAAAGCTCCTGGCCGACAAGCTGGTCTGCAACTTCTCCATCTTTCAAAGCCTTCCCGACGCCTGGGCCATCCACCAGCTCTTTCCCATCGTCCCCCTAAGCCGCCTTAACGAGCCCCCCACCCGCCAGGCCACCCTGGTGGACATCTCCTGCGACTCCGACGGCAAGATAGACCGCTTCATCGACCTGCACGACGTACGCCAGAGCCTGCCCGTCCACCCCATCCGCCCGGGGGAATATTACTACCTGGGGGTCTTCCTGGTGGGAGCCTACCAGGACGTGTTGGGCAGCAACCACAACCTCTTCGGCCAGGTGGGGGAGGCCCACGTGGTGGTGGACGAGGACGGGTTTGCCATAGAGCGTTTCGTTCCCGGGGAAACCGCCGAGAAGGTCATCGAGAAGATGGGCTTTACCGCCCGGGAGCTCTTCCTGGGGGTGGAGCGCCTGGTGCGGCAAAGCCGCCTCTCCCCCGTGGAAAAGGGCGCCTTCCTGGAGCGGTACATGCGGGAGCTCCAGGGCTACACCTATCTGGAGGACTGA